In one Diabrotica virgifera virgifera chromosome 7, PGI_DIABVI_V3a genomic region, the following are encoded:
- the LOC126887831 gene encoding uncharacterized protein LOC126887831, with protein sequence MDNASYHSRCIKKIPTKQSRKDEIQEFLIAEDLYFEDHYTKDQLIHVLHTKVVTKEHIVDKLATNNGHMVLRLPPYYCVLNPIELLWAQLINHIRRNNTSPKDAQSVVELIKTEFKNISAQNYQNAIKHVKKIEKDYMKNVPALKKIIINLDESDEENDNDDELE encoded by the coding sequence ATGGACAATGCATCATATCACTCCAGATGCattaaaaaaattccaaccaaacAGAGTAGAAAGGATGAAATTCAAGAATTTTTAATAGCCGAAGACCTATATTTTGAGGATCATTACACCAAAGATCAACTAATTCACGTTCTTCATACAAAAGTCGTAACTAAAGAACATATTGTAGATAAATTAGCCACTAACAATGGACATATGGTTTTAAGATTACCTCCATATTACTGTGTGTTGAATCCCATAGAATTGCTATGGGCTCAGTTAATAAACCATATCCGGAGGAACAACACATCTCCAAAAGATGCCCAAAGTGTTGTCGAACTAATAAAAACGGAGTTCAAAAATATCAGTGCTCAAAACTATCAAAATGCTATAAAACATGTAAAGAAGATTGAAAAGGATTACATGAAAAATGTCCCAGCCTTgaagaaaattattattaatttggatGAGAGTGATGAAGAGAACGATAATGACGATGAGTTGGAATAA